CATCGAACTGATGCTGCTGGCGGTGAACATCAACTTCGTCGCCTTCTCGCACTTTCTGCACAATCTGACCGGGCAGATCTTCACCTTCTTCGTGGTCACCGTGGCCGCGGCGGAGGCGGCCATCGGTCTGGCCATTCTGGTGCTGTTCTTCCGCAACCGCAGCACCATTGATGTGGAAGAGATCGACTCTCTGAAGGGCTGATGGACGCGCCACAGGGCGCACGAGGGGTTGCACGCGAAAGCGGCGACCGCCAGCAACGTAAAGAGCAACGGCGAATCAAATATGAGCACTTACAAACTCATCGTACTGCTGCCGCTAATGGGATCGATCATCGCCGGTCTGTTTGGCCGTCGACTGGGCAACCAGATGAGCCAGATCGTCACCATCGGCGGCATCGGCCTGGCGCTGTTGCTCTCCATCAAGGCGTTCTTCGAGATCGCCCTGGGCGACGCCCCGGCGGTGCATGAAACCTTCTTCACCTGGATCCCCTCGGGCGACTTCGTGGTCACCCTGGGGGTGCTGGTGGATCGCCTCACCGCCATCATGCTGATCGTGGTCACCGGCGTCTCCACCCTGGTGCATATCTACTCGGTCAACTACATGGAGGAGGATCCCGACGTTCCGCGCTTCTTCTCCTACCTGTCGCTGTTCAGCTTCGCCATGCTGTCGCTGGTCACCGCGCCCAACTTCCTGCAACTCTTCTTTGGTTGGGAAGGGGTGGGCCTGGCCTCCTATCTGCTGATCGGCTTCTGGTTCAAAAAAGAGTCCGCCTGCAACGCCGCCATCAAGGCGTTCCTGGTCAACCGCGTGGGCGACTTCGGTTTCGCCCTGGGTGTGTTCGGCGTGTTCATGGTGTTCGGCACCCTGGATTTCCTCGGCGACAAGGGCGTGTTCGCCATGGCGCTGACCAATCAGTACCAAGCCACCATGATGTTCCTGGGCCATGAGTTCAACACCATGACCCTGATCTGCCTGCTGCTGTTCATGGGCGCCATGGGCAAATCGGCGCAGTTCTTCCTGCATACCTGGCTGCCCGACGCCATGGAGGGCCCCACCCCGGTCTCCGCCCTGATCCACGCCGCCACCATGGTGACTGCGGGCGTGTTCCTGGTGTGCCGCGCCTCGCCGCTGTTCGAGCAGTCGGAAACCGCCCTGATGGTGGTGACGGTGATCGGCGCGGTCACCGCGATCTTCGCCGCCTCGGTGGGTCTGGTGCAGAACGATATCAAACGGGTGATCGCCTACTCCACCTGTTCGCAGCTGGGCTACATGTTCTTCGCCGCCGGCGTCTCCGCCTATGCGGCCTCCATGTTCCACCTGATGACCCACGCCTTCTTCAAGGCGCTGCTGTTCCTCGGCGCGGGCGCGGTGATCCACGCCATGCACCACGAGCAGGACATGCGCAAAATGGGCGGGTTGTGGAAGAAGATTCCGCTCACCTACGCGCTGATGATGATTGGCACCCTGGCGCTGACCGGCTTCCCCTATCTGGCCGGTTGGTGGTCCAAGGACGCCATTCTGGAGTCGGCCTGGGCCGCCCACACCGGCGTCGGCACCTTCGCCTGGGTGATTGGCCTGATCGCCGCTTTCATGACCACCTTCTACAGCTTCCGTCTGGTGTTCATGACCTTCCATGGCAAGCCCCATGACGAGCACCACTATGACCACGCCCACGAGGCGCCGTGGTTCATGCGCGCGCCCAATCTGCTGCTGGCGGTGGGCGCCCTGTTGGCGGGCTACCTCGGCCACGGCATCATCGAAGCGGGCTGGTTCAAGGACGCCATCTTCCTGGCCGAAGGCCACGATGCGTTGGCCCACGCCCACCATGCGCCTGCGCATGTGAAGTGGCTCCCCTTCGTGATGTTCCTGGGCGGTCTGTTCCTGGCGCTGCTGATGTACATCTGGGTTCCGACCCTGCCGAAGAAGGTGTCAGAGCTGTGCCCGCGCGGCTATCAGTTCCTGCTCAACGCCTGGTATTTCGACAAACTGTATGACGCCATCTTCATCAAGCCCGCCAAAGCCATTGGCAAAGGGCTGTGGCAGACCGGCGACGCCACCATCATCGATGGCTACGGCGTGAATGGAACCGCCAATCTGATGGTGCGCATGGGCGCTGTGCTCAAACGCATGCAATCGGGCTATGTGTATCACTACGCTTTCGCCATGCTGGCGGGCGTGCTGGTGCTGATCACCTTCTACGCCTGATCGGGCGCTGACGATACACGGTTTTATGGAGGCCACAAGGCGATGCTAACATTCGTCACCTTCTTCCCCCTGCTGGGCGCGCTGGCGATCCTGGTGCTGATCAACGGCAAGGACGCGGACAAAGCGCGCCTGTGGGCGCTGGGCGTATCCCTCGTCACCTTCGGCGCGTCGCTGCTGCTGTATGCGGGGTTCGACGCCGCCAACCCGGGCTTCCAATACATGGAAGAGGCGCCGTGGTTGCCGTCGCTGGGCATCCACTATCGCATGGGGATTGACGGCATCAGCCTGCCGTTCATCATCCTCAACGCGCTGCTCACGCCGCTGTGCATCCTCGCCTCGTGGGAGAGCGTGCAGAAGCGGGTGAAAGAGTACATGATCGCCTTCCTGGCGCTGGAGGCGTTCGTCAACGGCGTCTTCTGCGCGCTGGACTTCGTGCTCTTCTACGTGTTGTGGGAGGCGATGCTGATCCCGATGTTCTTGATCATCGGCGTGTGGGGCGGCAACAACCGCGTGTATGCGGCGCTGAAGTTCTTCCTCTACACCCTGGCCGGCTCGGTGCTGATGCTGATCGCCATGCTGGCGCTCTACTTCAAGACCGGCACCTTCAGCATCCCCGAATTGATGCTGGCGCCGCTGGACTTCAAGTTCCAGTTGATGATCTTCCTGGCCTTCTTCGTCGCCTTTGCGGTGAAGGTGCCCATGTGGCCGGTGCACACCTGGTTGCCCGACGCCCACGTGCAGGCGCCCACCGCCGGCTCGGTGATTCTGGCGGGCATTCTGCTGAAGATGGGCGCCTACGGCTTCCTGCGCTTCTCGCTGCCGATCCTGCCCGACGCCACCCAGTACTTCACCCCCATGGTGTATGCGCTATCGCTGGTGGCCATCGTCTATACGGCGCTGGTGGCGTTGATGCAGGAGGACCTGAAGAAGCTGATCGCCTATTCGTCGGTCTCCCACATGGGATTTGTCACCATCGGCATCTTCGCGCTGAATCAAAACGGCGTGGAGGGCGGCATTCTGCAGATGATCAACCACGGCATCGTCTCCGGCGCGCTGTTCCTCATCGTCGGCGTGGTGTATGACCGTCTGCACACCCGCGAGATCGCCCGCTTTGGCGGTCTGGCCCTGCGCATGCCGGTGTATGCGGTGATCTTCATGCTGTTCACCATGGCTTCGGTGGGTCTGCCAGGCACCAACGGCTTTGTCGGCGAATTCCTGATTCTGCTGGGGGCGTTTCTGGACAACACCTGGGTGGCGTTTATCGCCGCCACCGGTCTGGTGCTGGGCGCGGCCTACATGTTGTGGATGTACAAGCGGGTGGTGTTTGGCGAGATCGTGCATGAGGATGTCAAAGCCCTCACCGACGTCACTCGTCGCGAGGTGCTGGTGTTTGCGCCCCTCATCGTCATCACCCTGTGGATGGGCTTCTATCCCGGGCCGGTGCTGGATGTGATGAGCGCCTCGGTGACCAACCTCATCGAGCAGGCTCATGTGGTCAAGAGCGGCGTCGCCACGGCGGCGGCCATGGCGCACTAAGGCGTAAGTCCCTCGATGGGTTTTGCGCATGCAATGCAATGAAGTTGAGAGTTGCCCCGGAGCGTAAAGTCGAAAATTCGGACATTTATGGCCGAATTTTTGGGGGTCTGGGGTCCGCGACCCCAGCGGGGTGTGGGGCGGAGCCCCACGGTTTGGCTTTTGATCTTAGGGAGCTCGAGGGCATGGCCCTCGATATCTTCCAACATCCGAAGCCATTGAATTCTGATGAAATATAGCGTGATTTTGACTGTGCGTTGCTAACGGCGCGCTGTGACACGGAGCGAGACAACATGCTGCCCGATATCAATCTTGGCTTGATGCTGCCGGAGATCCTCATCGCCGTGGTGGCCATGGCGCTGCTGCTGGCCAGCGCTTGGTGGAGCGGTGAAGAGGGCAAGCGCCGCATCAACGGCGTGGCCACCATCACCATTCTGGCGGCGGCTGTGATCGGCCATTGGGCCATCGGCCCGGATACGCGCACCACCTTTGGCGGCATGTTCGTGCAGGACTCCTTCGCCGCCTACATGAAACTGCTCATCCTGCTGGCCACGGTGGCCCCGCTGATGATGTCCTGGGACTACATCGAGCGCACCGGCATCGGCAACGGCGAGTATGTGGTGCTGACCATGTTCGCCATGCTGGGCGGCATGATCATGGTCTCTTCCGGCGGCTTCATTACCCTGTATATGGGTCTGGAGATGATGTCCCTCTCCATCTATGTGCTGGCTGCCTACAAGCGCGATGATCCGCGCTCCAACGAGGCGGGTTTGAAGTACTTCGTGCTGGGTTCGGTGGCCTCGGCGCTGTTCCTGTATGGCGTGACCCTGATCTATGGCGCGGTGGGCGATGTCTCCTTCACTTCGGTGACGCAGTTCCTGGCCACCGATCACCATCTGCAACTGCCCATCAACATGGGTTTGATCTTCATCATCTCGGGTCTGGCGTTCAAGATGGCCGCTGCGCCGTTCCACATGTGGGCCCCGGACGTCTATGAAGGCGCGCCCACCTCAGTGACCGCGTTCATGGCCGCCATGCCCAAGCTGGCCGCCTTCGGCGCCATGTACCGTGTGTTGATGGATGGCTTCGCGCCGCTCGCAAGCGTGTGGGTTCCGGTGCTGCAGGTGGTGGCGCTGCTCTCTATCGGCGTGGGCGCCCTGGCGGCGTTGCGTCAGGAGAACATCAAGCGTCTGTTGGCCTACTCCTCGGTCAGCCACGTCGGTTATGCGCTGATCGGTCTGGCGGTGGGCGGCGAGATGGGGCATAAGGCGGTGGTCACCTATCTGACCATCTACATCGTCATGAGCATCGGCGCGTTCGCCCTCATCGTCGGCCTGAACAAAGCGGGCGTGGGCGAGAAGATCGACGACTACAAGGGTCTGTATCAGAAGCGTCCGGCCATGGCCTTGGTGATGGCGGTGTTCATGTTCTCCATGGCGGGGATTCCGCCGCTGGCGGGCTTTATCGCCAAATTCCAGAT
Above is a window of Magnetofaba australis IT-1 DNA encoding:
- the nuoK gene encoding NADH-quinone oxidoreductase subunit NuoK — encoded protein: MITINAYAILSAILFVIGGFGIFLNRKNMIIIMMSIELMLLAVNINFVAFSHFLHNLTGQIFTFFVVTVAAAEAAIGLAILVLFFRNRSTIDVEEIDSLKG
- a CDS encoding NADH-quinone oxidoreductase subunit M is translated as MLTFVTFFPLLGALAILVLINGKDADKARLWALGVSLVTFGASLLLYAGFDAANPGFQYMEEAPWLPSLGIHYRMGIDGISLPFIILNALLTPLCILASWESVQKRVKEYMIAFLALEAFVNGVFCALDFVLFYVLWEAMLIPMFLIIGVWGGNNRVYAALKFFLYTLAGSVLMLIAMLALYFKTGTFSIPELMLAPLDFKFQLMIFLAFFVAFAVKVPMWPVHTWLPDAHVQAPTAGSVILAGILLKMGAYGFLRFSLPILPDATQYFTPMVYALSLVAIVYTALVALMQEDLKKLIAYSSVSHMGFVTIGIFALNQNGVEGGILQMINHGIVSGALFLIVGVVYDRLHTREIARFGGLALRMPVYAVIFMLFTMASVGLPGTNGFVGEFLILLGAFLDNTWVAFIAATGLVLGAAYMLWMYKRVVFGEIVHEDVKALTDVTRREVLVFAPLIVITLWMGFYPGPVLDVMSASVTNLIEQAHVVKSGVATAAAMAH
- the nuoL gene encoding NADH-quinone oxidoreductase subunit L, with amino-acid sequence MSTYKLIVLLPLMGSIIAGLFGRRLGNQMSQIVTIGGIGLALLLSIKAFFEIALGDAPAVHETFFTWIPSGDFVVTLGVLVDRLTAIMLIVVTGVSTLVHIYSVNYMEEDPDVPRFFSYLSLFSFAMLSLVTAPNFLQLFFGWEGVGLASYLLIGFWFKKESACNAAIKAFLVNRVGDFGFALGVFGVFMVFGTLDFLGDKGVFAMALTNQYQATMMFLGHEFNTMTLICLLLFMGAMGKSAQFFLHTWLPDAMEGPTPVSALIHAATMVTAGVFLVCRASPLFEQSETALMVVTVIGAVTAIFAASVGLVQNDIKRVIAYSTCSQLGYMFFAAGVSAYAASMFHLMTHAFFKALLFLGAGAVIHAMHHEQDMRKMGGLWKKIPLTYALMMIGTLALTGFPYLAGWWSKDAILESAWAAHTGVGTFAWVIGLIAAFMTTFYSFRLVFMTFHGKPHDEHHYDHAHEAPWFMRAPNLLLAVGALLAGYLGHGIIEAGWFKDAIFLAEGHDALAHAHHAPAHVKWLPFVMFLGGLFLALLMYIWVPTLPKKVSELCPRGYQFLLNAWYFDKLYDAIFIKPAKAIGKGLWQTGDATIIDGYGVNGTANLMVRMGAVLKRMQSGYVYHYAFAMLAGVLVLITFYA
- the nuoN gene encoding NADH-quinone oxidoreductase subunit NuoN, with protein sequence MLPDINLGLMLPEILIAVVAMALLLASAWWSGEEGKRRINGVATITILAAAVIGHWAIGPDTRTTFGGMFVQDSFAAYMKLLILLATVAPLMMSWDYIERTGIGNGEYVVLTMFAMLGGMIMVSSGGFITLYMGLEMMSLSIYVLAAYKRDDPRSNEAGLKYFVLGSVASALFLYGVTLIYGAVGDVSFTSVTQFLATDHHLQLPINMGLIFIISGLAFKMAAAPFHMWAPDVYEGAPTSVTAFMAAMPKLAAFGAMYRVLMDGFAPLASVWVPVLQVVALLSIGVGALAALRQENIKRLLAYSSVSHVGYALIGLAVGGEMGHKAVVTYLTIYIVMSIGAFALIVGLNKAGVGEKIDDYKGLYQKRPAMALVMAVFMFSMAGIPPLAGFIAKFQIFMAAVQAHMYLLAIVGILFSAVAAYYYLRVVKVMFFDEPESELDTPVGGYNTALMAVSAILVFVWGIMPGAMMGWSAAAIQPFLQ